From the Prunus dulcis chromosome 4, ALMONDv2, whole genome shotgun sequence genome, one window contains:
- the LOC117624221 gene encoding pollen-specific leucine-rich repeat extensin-like protein 3, with protein MKAAYFLVFFFLFSSFSSFSSALTDAEASFIARRQLLHFQASYDLRDDHEYEVELNLKFPHPRLRSAYVALQAWKKAIYSDPLKTTENWVGANVCAYTGVFCAPALDDPQLEVVAGIDINHADIAGYLPVELGMLSDIAMFHINTNRFCGIIPKSFARLTLLHELDVSNNRFVGSFPEVVLQIPNLKYLDLRFNDFEGKLPPELFNKELDALFLNNNRFTSTIPDTLGNSPISVLVVANNHLEGCIPNSIGKMVNNLNEAIFSHNKFAGCLPPEIGYLSNVTVFDVSSNTLSGLLSKTFIGLEKVEELNIAHNMLTGFVPESLCKLPSLGNFTFSYNYFNGEDQECVPSSRMDTLFDDTSNCLPDRPKQKSAKQCQVVVNKPVDCGRAKCGGEPGPSKPSSPAPKEEPPKQHPPKEEPPQEQPPQEETPTLEPQLPKPELSPEPVPETPEPVASPPQVVVAPSPPPPTPTRQSPIVPVRPHSPPIHSPPPPVATQPSPTPTQQSPIVPIQPDSPLPPVNSPPPLVHSPPPPVATSPSPAPTRQSPIVPISPDSPPPPINSPPPPVHSPPPPVITPSSPAPIGQSPIAPIRPNSLPPPINSLPPPPIATSPSPAPIGQSPTIPHSPPSLPASPTGQSPIVPVHSPPPPIYSPPPPIYSSPPPVHSPPPLVHFPPPPVNSPPPPVHSPPPPPPVQSPPPSIHSPPPPINSPPPPVHSPPPRSSPPRTTRLPIQSLPRSSFPPPPVGFAQFMPPPPVPFSSTPVLSPYRPVQSPPRFSLHPGQLTPYASPNIPPPVHSPPPPESTLPPPVGRPRHRSTLLPQSLLRPSQLTPARSSPPPRSFLHHRFFLHHPGLHPQFTRLLNQFIHLHHQFILHHHQSTRPHHQSTRPHHQYNLLHLQFTLHHPQSTLQHHHHRSTHRHLQSNHHHHPPSLHPL; from the coding sequence ATGAAGGCTGCCTATTttctagttttcttttttctcttctcctccttctcatctttctcttctgctCTAACTGATGCTGAAGCGTCCTTCATTGCCCGTCGCCAGCTCCTACATTTTCAGGCAAGCTATGACCTGCGCGACGACCATGAATatgaagttgagttgaacttaaAGTTTCCACATCCCAGGCTTAGAAGTGCATACGTTGCACTTCAAGCTTGGAAAAAGGCCATATACTCAGACCCTCTTAAAACTACTGAGAACTGGGTTGGTGCTAATGTTTGTGCTTACACTGGAGTATTTTGTGCCCCGGCTCTTGATGACCCACAGTTAGAGGTTGTGGCTGGCATTGACATCAACCATGCAGACATTGCAGGGTACCTTCCTGTTGAATTAGGCATGTTGAGTGACATTGCCATGTTCCACATCAACACGAACAGGTTCTGTGGTATCATCCCTAAGAGCTTTGCTAGGCTAACTCTTCTCCACGAGCTCGACGTTAGCAACAATCGCTTTGTGGGATCGTTCCCAGAGGTGGTCCTGCAAATTCCAAACCTCAAGTACCTTGACCTCAGGTTCAATGACTTTGAGGGGAAATTGCCTCCTGAGCTCTTCAACAAGGAATTGGATGCCCTGTTCTTGAACAACAACAGGTTCACATCCACCATCCCTGACACTCTTGGCAACTCCCCCATCTCTGTTCTTGTGGTCGCAAACAATCATCTCGAGGGCTGCATCCCTAATAGCATTGGAAAAATGGTAAACAATTTAAATGAGGCCATCTTCTCCCACAACAAGTTTGCTGGGTGTTTGCCTCCTGAAATTGGGTACCTCTCAAATGTGACTGTGTTTGATGTTAGTTCAAACACATTGAGTGGGCTCCTATCCAAGACTTTCATAGGCCTTGAGAAGGTGGAGGAGTTGAACATTGCACACAACATGCTAACTGGGTTTGTTCCCGAGAGTCTCTGCAAGTTACCTAGCTTGGGAAATTTTACGTTTTCCTACAACTACTTCAACGGCGAGGATCAAGAATGTGTTCCATCTTCTCGGATGGACACACTATTTGATGACACAAGCAACTGCTTACCAGATAGGCCTAAGCAGAAGTCAGCAAAACAATGTCAAGTTGTGGTGAACAAGCCAGTGGATTGTGGCAGGGCAAAGTGCGGAGGTGAACCAGGACCTTCAAAACCTTCTTCTCCTGCACCCAAGGAGGAGCCACCCAAACAACATCCTCCCAAAGAGGAACCACCCCAAGAACAACCGCCCCAAGAAGAAACTCCCACACTAGAGCCACAACTACCTAAACCAGAGCTATCTCCGGAGCCAGTTCCAGAGACTCCAGAACCAGTTGCTAGCCCTCCTCAAGTAGTTGTAGCACCATCACCACCCCCACCCACACCAACAAGGCAAAGTCCTATTGTTCCGGTTCGCCCTCACTCACCACCAATTCACTCTCCTCCACCACCCGTAGCAACACAGCCATCGCCCACACCCACACAACAGAGTCCCATTGTTCCAATTCAACCCGACTCACCACTACCCCCGGTCAACTCACCCCCACCACTTGTCCACTCTCCTCCACCACCCGTAGCAACATCGCCATCGCCCGCACCCACACGACAAAGTCCCATTGTTCCAATTAGCCCCGACTCACCACCACCCCCAATCAACTCACCCCCACCACCTGTCCACTCTCCTCCACCACCCGTAATAACACCATCATCGCCAGCACCTATAGGGCAAAGTCCCATTGCTCCAATTCGACCTAACTCACTGCCACCCCCAATCAACTCCCTTCCACCACCACCCATAGCAACATCACCATCGCCAGCACCCATAGGGCAAAGTCCCACTATCCCCCACTCACCACCTTCACTGCCGGCTTCACCCACAGGGCAAAGTCCTATTGTTCCAGTTCACTCTCCTCCACCCCCAATTtactcaccaccaccaccaatcTACTCGTCTCCACCACCAGTCCACTCGCCTCCTCCATTGGTCCACTTTCCACCACCACCAGTCAACTCACCCCCTCCACCAGTCCActcacctccacctccacctccagtCCAATCTCCACCTCCCTCAATCCactctcctccaccaccaatcaactctcctccaccaccagTCCACTCTCCACCTCCCCGATCCTCTCCACCCCGAACAACTCGCCTGCCGATCCAATCACTCCCCAGGTCCAGCTTTCCTCCACCACCGGTCGGCTTCGCCCAGTTCATGCCACCACCCCCGGTCCCTTTCTCCTCCACCCCGGTCCTTTCACCCTACCGCCCGGTCCAATCTCCACCCCGATTCTCTCTCCACCCCGGTCAACTCACCCCATACGCCAGTCCAAATATCCCTCCCCCGGTCCACTCTCCTCCACCACCTGAGTCCACTCTCCCGCCACCGGTCGGTCGCCCCCGCCACCGATCCACTCTCCTGCCCCAGTCCCTTCTCCGCCCCAGTCAACTCACCCCAGCGCGATCGTCTCCACCTCCCCGGTCCTTCCTCCACCACCGATTCTTTCTCCACCACCCCGGTCTCCACCCCCAGTTCACTCGCCTCCTCAACCAATTCATTCACCTCCACCACCAGTTCattctccaccaccaccagtcCACTCGCCCCCACCACCAGTCAACTCGCCCCCACCACCAGTACaatctcctccacctccagTTCACTCTCCACCACCCCCAGTCAACTctccaacaccaccaccaccgaTCTACTCACCGCCACCTCCAGTccaatcaccaccaccacccaccCAGTCTCCACCCCCTCTAG